One Solanum lycopersicum chromosome 2, SLM_r2.1 genomic region harbors:
- the LOC101246005 gene encoding protein IMPAIRED IN BABA-INDUCED STERILITY 1-like, with product MGCVSSKQATSHSPPHDSSVNVAGVDNVDPLLHIGFAPLEKIKEEPEKEGEDSVRRFSGKLRASKKGNSDKKAASFSIKFGRLTEGEHLAAGWPVWLTAVAGEAIDGWMPLKSNMFQKLEKIGQGTYSSVYRARDIGNGKMVALKKVRFDNFQPDSVRFMAREIAILRKLDHPNIMKLEGIITSRLSCSIYLVFEYMEHDLSGLLSCPDIKFSDSQIKCYMQQLLSGLEHCHSRGIMHRDIKVSNILVNNEGTLKIADFGLANFLSARHKQPLTSRVVTLWYRPPELLLGSTSYGVTVDLWSVGCVFAELFFGRPLLKGRTEVEQLHKIFKLCGSPPEDYWKRSKLPLATMFKPKQPYDSTLRDRCKELPKSAVNLIETLISIDPHKRGTASSALNSEYFNTKPYACDSSSLPKYPPNKEIDAKFREEARRKRASSTVQTSETSKNSRKSRKGLQEPNNFCKVVPTEEVEANVHGSHRNYGSNAQISKGRRATVSRISMKPLYDTVSDAASQMTDESQGDSTVLSVPVQMPESSGFAWAKKGKQDSAVTRLYPPPNSRSQKLSAFDPSAVLHSGDTLESKMQDNDEFLRRTQHRKHGHHERPDSFDLSDQEQSAEFDGQQGRVGFSGPLLSQSQTFDSKKDSQTRKAGRRSRFYGDI from the exons ATGGGTTGCGTCAGCTCCAAGCAGGCCACGTCCCATTCCCCGCCCCACGATTCGTCGGTGAATGTTGCCGGTGTCGACAATGTCGATCCATTATTGCATATTGGATTTGCCCCTTTGGAGAAGATCAAAGAGGAGCCTGAGAAAGAGGGAGAGGATTCCGTTAGACGATTTTCGGGGAAATTGAGAGCATCCAAGAAGGGAAATTCTGATAAGAAGGCGGCTAGTTTTAGCATCAAATTTGGAAGGTTAACTGAAGGTGAACATTTGGCCGCCGGATGGCCTGTTTGGCTGACTGCCGTTGCCGGTGAAGCTATTGATGGATGGATGCCTCTGAAATCAAACATGTTCCAGAAATTAGAAAAG ATTGGACAAGGTACATATAGCAGTGTTTACCGAGCACGTGATATTGGAAATGGTAAAATGGTCGCCCTGAAGAAGGTGCGATTTGACAATTTCCAACCAGATAGTGTCAGATTTATGGCACGAGAAATTGCAATTCTCCGCAAACTTGACCATCCAAACATTATGAAGCTGGAAGGGATAATCACTTCTCGGTTATCATGTAGCATTTACCTTGTTTTCGAGTATATGGAACATGACCTATCTGGATTGTTATCATGTCCTGACATCAAATTTAGTGATTCGCAG ATCAAATGCTACATGCAGCAGCTTCTGAGCGGACTAGAGCACTGCCATTCACGAGGGATAATGCATCGGGATATTAAAGTTTCCAACATTTTGGTTAACAATGAAGGAACTCTGAAAATAGCAGATTTTGGTCTTGCAAATTTCCTTAGTGCAAGGCACAAGCAACCACTGACCAGTCGTGTGGTTACATTATGGTATCGACCTCCTGAACTACTATTGGGATCAACAAGTTATGGAGTCACTGTGGATTTGTGGAGTGTTGGTTGCGTTTTTGCTGAACTCTTTTTCGGAAGGCCACTCCTGAAAGGGAGGACTGAG GTTGAACAACTgcacaaaattttcaaactctGTGGTTCCCCACCCGAAGATTACTGGAAAAGGTCTAAACTTCCACTTGCAACCATGTTCAAACCAAAGCAACCATATGACAGTACACTTCGAGATAGATGTAAAGAATTACCAAAAAGTGCTGTAAACCTTATTGAAACACTTATTTCAATAGATCCTCATAAACGTGGAACTGCTTCATCTGCTCTCAATTCTGAG TATTTCAATACCAAGCCTTATGCTTGTGACTCGTCAAGCCTGCCAAAGTACCCACCGAACAAGGAAATTGATGCAAAGTTCAGGGAAGAAGCGAGAAG AAAGAGAGCCAGTTCCACAGTGCAAACATCGGAAACttctaaaaattcaagaaaatccaGGAAAGGTCTTCAAGAACCAAACAATTTCTGCAAAGTTGTTCCAACAGAG GAAGTTGAGGCAAATGTTCATGGTTCTCATAGAAATTACGGTAGTAATGCACAGATATCTAAAGGAAGACGAGCTACTGTCTCACGGATATCAATGAAGCCATTGTATGACACAGTATCAGACGCTGCTTCTCAGATGACTGATGAGTCTCAAGGAGACAGCACTGTTCTTTCTGTTCCTGTGCAAATGCCAGAATCGAGTGGTTTTGCATGGGCCAAAAAAGGAAAGCAGGATTCTGCAGTCACAAGATTATATCCACCTCCCAATTCAAGAAGTCAAAAATTGAGTGCCTTCGATCCTTCTGCTGTACTGCACTCTGGGGATACCTTGGAATCAAAGATGCAAGATAATGATGAGTTTTTAAGAAGGACCCAGCATAGGAAACATGGTCATCATGAACGCCCAGATTCGTTTGATTTGTCGGATCAAGAACAATCAGCG GAATTTGATGGCCAACAAGGAAGGGTTGGGTTCTCCGGGCCCTTGTTATCTCAGTCCCAGACGTTTGACTCGAAGAAGGATAGTCAAACTCGAAAAGCTGGTCGTAGGTCCCGATTCTATGGAG ATATATAA
- the WRKY3 gene encoding WRKY transcription factor 3 — protein MGETGEASAISFPSLTIPPRPSFESFFNMSSFSPGPMSLVSSFLSDQSPDSADCPPSFSQLLAGYEYSGDPPGCQKNSGYNQNGSVNPQLFVIPSGLSPSGFLNSPGFLSPLQSPFGMSHQQALAHVTAQAEFSSSYMQMQMQMQAQDQCSSQVAPVEALGHELSIDPKESSLQIKECLQSSLDNKPSDNQGKQFEQPEVSQSENKTSSGALDKPACDGYNWRKYGQKKVKASECPRSYYKCTYLKCLVKKKVERSVDGHITEITYNGRHNHDQPTKRRKNGSALDNTDCFGVRPDISTHDWTVMNSSDGSSPSRSDQVPTQMVSELLVKRECDETESYLIDVDDEGHDEPDAKRTKTAIETVASSHVTVAESKIVLQTRSEVDFLDDGYKWRKYGQKVVKGTQHPRSYYRCTYPGCNVRKQVERASTDPKAVITTYEGKHNHDIPTVSVRNRGTRNKYS, from the exons ATGGGGGAAACAGGGGAAGCTTCAGCAATATCGTTTCCATCTTTGACAATTCCACCTCGCCCTTCATTTGAATCCTTTTTTAACATGTCTTCTTTCAGCCCAGGTCCAATGTCTCTTGTTTCCAGTTTCTTGTCTGATCAGAGCCCTGATTCTGCAGATTGTCCTCCTTCTTTCTCCCAGCTTCTCGCCGGATATGAATATTCTGGAGATCCTCCTGGGTGTCAAAAGAACTCTGGGTATAACCAAAATGGGTCTGTGAATCCTCAATTGTTCGTTATTCCCTCTGGTTTGAGTCCTTCTGGATTCCTTAATTCTCCTGGCTTTCTTTCCCCACTTCAG AGTCCCTTTGGAATGTCACATCAGCAGGCTCTAGCACATGTTACAGCACAGGCTGAATTTTCTAGTTCATATATGCAAATGCAAATGCAAATGCAAGCCCAAGACCAGTGTTCCTCTCAGGTGGCTCCAGTAGAAGCATTAGGACATGAGTTGTCGATTGATCCAAAGGAGTCTTCCTTGCAGATAAAGGAATGTCTGCAATCTAGTTTGGATAACAAGCCATCAGACAATCAGGGTAAGCAATTTGAACAGCCGGAGGTTTCTCAATCTGAGAACAAGACATCCTCTGGTGCTCTCGATAAGCCAGCTTGTGATGGTTATAACTGGAGAAAATATGGTCAGAAAAAGGTTAAAGCTAGTGAATGCCCTAGGAGCTACTATAAGTGCACATATCTCAAATGTCTAGTGAAGAAGAAGGTTGAGCGGTCTGTTGATGGTCACATAACTGAGATCACATATAATGGCCGTCACAACCATGATCAACCAACCAAACGAAGAAAAAATGGTTCTGCTTTGGATAATACAGACTGCTTTGGAGTTCGACCAGATATTAGTACACATGATTGGACAGTAATGAATAGCTCGGATGGGTCTTCTCCTTCTCGATCTGACCAGGTTCCAACCCAAATGGTATCTGAACTTCTTGTGAAAAGAGAATGTGATGAAACCGAAAGCTATTTGATAGACGTAGATGATGAAGGGCATGATGAACCAGATGCAAAGAGAAC GAAGACGGCAATTGAGACTGTAGCTTCATCACATGTCACAGTAGCTGAATCCAAGATTGTTCTGCAGACGAGAAGTGAAGTTGATTTCTTAGATGATGGATATAAATGGCGAAAATATGGGCAGAAGGTGGTAAAGGGGACTCAGCATCCAAG GAGTTACTATCGGTGCACATATCCTGGATGCAATGTCCGCAAACAAGTCGAGAGGGCTTCAACTGATCCAAAAGCTGTCATAACAACATATGAAGGCAAGCATAATCATGATATTCCTACTGTTAGTGTTAGGAATAGAGGAACAAGGAATAAATACAGCTAA